In Bos taurus isolate L1 Dominette 01449 registration number 42190680 breed Hereford chromosome 11, ARS-UCD2.0, whole genome shotgun sequence, one DNA window encodes the following:
- the FPGS gene encoding folylpolyglutamate synthase, mitochondrial isoform X5, protein MSRARCHALFLAAVSPRGATTRVAVRRGLSAWPVLQEPDMEYQVRERIRINGQPISSELFTKHFWRLYHRLEETKDDSSCVSMPGYFRFLTLMAFHVFLQEKVDLAVLEVGIGGAYDCTNIIRKPVVCGITSLGIDHTGLLGDTMEKIAWQKGGIFKSGVPAFTVLQPDEPLAVLRDRAQQISCPLYLCPPLQALEEGGPPLTLGLEGEHQRSNAALALQVARCWLQQKGYQDAGELKASRPSLPGQLPLAPVFQPTPRMQQGLRHTEWPGRTQLLRRGPLTWYLDGAHTTSSMQACVRWFRQALHRCERPDSGSEVRVLLFNSTGDRDSAALLKLLQPCQFDYAIFCPNLAEMASTDNADQQNFTVTLDQVLLRCLAHQQHWSRLHEEQVSPDPWSTPGQEQDGPASLLLAPHPPHTHSASSLVFSCISHALQWITQGRDPLFQPPSPPRGLLAHPVADSGATVLQEAAAIHVLVTGSLHLVGGVLKLLEPSLSQ, encoded by the exons GTGCGTGAGCGGATCCGCATCAATGGGCAGCCCATAAGCTCCGAGCTCTTCACCAAGCACTTCTGGCGCCTCTACCACCGGCTGGAGGAGACCAAG GACGACAGCAGCTGTGTCTCCATGCCCGGCTACTTCCGCTTCCTCACGCTCATGGCCTTCCACGTCTTCCTCCAAGAGAAG GTAGACCTGGCAGTGTTGGAAGTAGGCATTGGCGGGGCTTACGACTGCACCAACATCATCAG GAAgcctgtggtgtgtgggatcacCTCTCTTGGCATCGACCACACTGGCCTTCTGGGGGACACGATGGAGAAGATCGCATGGCAGAAAGGGGGCATTTTTAAG AGTGGCGTCCCTGCCTTCACCGTGCTCCAGCCTGACGAGCCGCTGGCGGTGCTAAGGGACAGGGCTCAGCAGATCTCA TGTCCCCTCTACCTGTGCCCACCACTACAAGCCCTGGAGGAAGGGGGGCCACCACTGACCCTGGGCCTGGAGGGAGAGCACCAGCGGTCCAATGCTGCCCTGGCCTTGCAGGTGGCCCGctgctggctgcagcagaaagGTTACCAGG ATGCTGGGGAGCTGAAGGCATCCAGGCCCAGCCTCCCGGGGCAGCTGCCCCTGGCACCTGTGTTCCAGCCCACGCCCCGCATGCAGCAGG GGCTTCGGCACACGGAATGGCCAGGTCGGACGCAGTTGCTGCGGCGCGGGCCTCTTACCTGGTACCTGGACGGCGCGCACACCACCAGCAGCATGCAAGCCTGTGTGCGCTGGTTCCGCCAGGCGCTGCACCGCTGCGAGAGGCCGGACAG CGGTTCCGAGGTGCGCGTCTTGCTCTTCAACTCCACTGGGGACCGGGATTCCGCGGCCCTGCTGAAGCTGCTGCAG CCCTGCCAGTTTGACTATGCCATTTTCTGCCCTAACCTGGCAGAGATGGCATCAACAGACAATGCAG ACCAACAGAACTTCACAGTGACACTGGACCAGGTGCTGCTCCGCTGCCTCGCCCACCAACAGCACTGGAGTCGCCTGCATGAGGAGCAGGTCAGCCCGGACCCCTGGAGCACCCCCGGCCAGGAGCAGGATGGGCCCGCATCTCTGCTGCTGGCGCCTCACCCACCCCACACCCACAGTGCCAGCTCCCTCGTCTTCAGCTGCATCTCCCATGCCTTGCAGTGGATCACCCAAGGCCGGGACCCTCTCTTTCAGCCGCCCAGTCCCCCACGGGGCCTCCTCGCCCACCCTGTGGCAGACAGTGGGGCCACGGTACTCCAAGAGGCTGCTGCCATTCACGTGCTGGTCACAGGCAGCCTGCACCTGGTGGGCGGTGTCCTGAAGCTGCTGGAGCCCTCCCTGTCCCAGTAG
- the FPGS gene encoding folylpolyglutamate synthase, mitochondrial isoform X6, with amino-acid sequence MEEPGLSGCPLSAKTASFQVRERIRINGQPISSELFTKHFWRLYHRLEETKDDSSCVSMPGYFRFLTLMAFHVFLQEKVDLAVLEVGIGGAYDCTNIIRKPVVCGITSLGIDHTGLLGDTMEKIAWQKGGIFKSGVPAFTVLQPDEPLAVLRDRAQQISCPLYLCPPLQALEEGGPPLTLGLEGEHQRSNAALALQVARCWLQQKGYQDAGELKASRPSLPGQLPLAPVFQPTPRMQQGLRHTEWPGRTQLLRRGPLTWYLDGAHTTSSMQACVRWFRQALHRCERPDSGSEVRVLLFNSTGDRDSAALLKLLQPCQFDYAIFCPNLAEMASTDNADQQNFTVTLDQVLLRCLAHQQHWSRLHEEQVSPDPWSTPGQEQDGPASLLLAPHPPHTHSASSLVFSCISHALQWITQGRDPLFQPPSPPRGLLAHPVADSGATVLQEAAAIHVLVTGSLHLVGGVLKLLEPSLSQ; translated from the exons GTGCGTGAGCGGATCCGCATCAATGGGCAGCCCATAAGCTCCGAGCTCTTCACCAAGCACTTCTGGCGCCTCTACCACCGGCTGGAGGAGACCAAG GACGACAGCAGCTGTGTCTCCATGCCCGGCTACTTCCGCTTCCTCACGCTCATGGCCTTCCACGTCTTCCTCCAAGAGAAG GTAGACCTGGCAGTGTTGGAAGTAGGCATTGGCGGGGCTTACGACTGCACCAACATCATCAG GAAgcctgtggtgtgtgggatcacCTCTCTTGGCATCGACCACACTGGCCTTCTGGGGGACACGATGGAGAAGATCGCATGGCAGAAAGGGGGCATTTTTAAG AGTGGCGTCCCTGCCTTCACCGTGCTCCAGCCTGACGAGCCGCTGGCGGTGCTAAGGGACAGGGCTCAGCAGATCTCA TGTCCCCTCTACCTGTGCCCACCACTACAAGCCCTGGAGGAAGGGGGGCCACCACTGACCCTGGGCCTGGAGGGAGAGCACCAGCGGTCCAATGCTGCCCTGGCCTTGCAGGTGGCCCGctgctggctgcagcagaaagGTTACCAGG ATGCTGGGGAGCTGAAGGCATCCAGGCCCAGCCTCCCGGGGCAGCTGCCCCTGGCACCTGTGTTCCAGCCCACGCCCCGCATGCAGCAGG GGCTTCGGCACACGGAATGGCCAGGTCGGACGCAGTTGCTGCGGCGCGGGCCTCTTACCTGGTACCTGGACGGCGCGCACACCACCAGCAGCATGCAAGCCTGTGTGCGCTGGTTCCGCCAGGCGCTGCACCGCTGCGAGAGGCCGGACAG CGGTTCCGAGGTGCGCGTCTTGCTCTTCAACTCCACTGGGGACCGGGATTCCGCGGCCCTGCTGAAGCTGCTGCAG CCCTGCCAGTTTGACTATGCCATTTTCTGCCCTAACCTGGCAGAGATGGCATCAACAGACAATGCAG ACCAACAGAACTTCACAGTGACACTGGACCAGGTGCTGCTCCGCTGCCTCGCCCACCAACAGCACTGGAGTCGCCTGCATGAGGAGCAGGTCAGCCCGGACCCCTGGAGCACCCCCGGCCAGGAGCAGGATGGGCCCGCATCTCTGCTGCTGGCGCCTCACCCACCCCACACCCACAGTGCCAGCTCCCTCGTCTTCAGCTGCATCTCCCATGCCTTGCAGTGGATCACCCAAGGCCGGGACCCTCTCTTTCAGCCGCCCAGTCCCCCACGGGGCCTCCTCGCCCACCCTGTGGCAGACAGTGGGGCCACGGTACTCCAAGAGGCTGCTGCCATTCACGTGCTGGTCACAGGCAGCCTGCACCTGGTGGGCGGTGTCCTGAAGCTGCTGGAGCCCTCCCTGTCCCAGTAG